CGCAATATTTGACCAATCCCCGACAAAAGCGCGACAGTTCCTGACGCCTTTCGTATGGATGAGACCGTTATAATTGCGCCTTTCCTTACCGAGCCCAGCCATGATCGATACCTCTTCCGCACCTGTCGGGCGCCCTGCCTGTGTCCTCCTGCACAGTTCGATGAGTTCGCGCAGCCAGTGGCATGCGCTGGCTGCGGGGCCGGACACGGGGCTGCGCTGCATCGCTCTCGACCTGCTGGGCTATGGCAAGGCGCCGTTCCCCGACGCCGCCGCGCAGCAGGCCTTTTCGCTCGAGCATGAAGTCGCTGCCGTGCTGACGGCGCTGGAAGATCAGCTGGACGCCGGCGAACCGTTCCACCTGGTCGGCCATTCGTACGGCGGCGCCACCGCGCTGCGCCTGGCGCGCCGGCTGGCCGACAGCGGTCGCGTGCTGTCGCTGACATTGTTCGAGCCGGTCGCGTTCCACCTGCTGCCGGCCGATAACCTGGCCCGCGTCGACATCGCCGACGTGATCGCCCGCATCGACGCGGCCGCGACGCCGCGCGACGCCACCCGCGTCTTCATCGATTACTGGAACGGTGCCGGTGCCTTCGATGCGCTGCCGGCGCCGGTACAGGAACGCTTCATCGCGCAGATCGCCAAGGTGAAGCTAGATTTCGTCGCGCTGCTGGCCGAGCCGACCACCTTGGCCGACCTGGCCACGCTCGACATCCCGACCCTGGTGCTGTTCGGCGCGCACGGCCCGATGTCCACCCGCACGGTGGCCGAGGAGCTGGCCGCCGCCCTGCCGCGCGCCGCGATCCGCCGTACGCCAGGCGGGCACATGGCGCCGATCACGCACGCGGACGACGTCAACCGCGCCATCGCCGCGTTCATCGGCGCTGCTGGATAAAAGCGGAAAACACCGGGGACAGGCACCCATCTCAGGGCGGTAACGCCCTGGGATGGGTGCCTGTCCCAGCAGCTTCCTGAGACACGTGCCTGCCCCCAGGGGCAGCCACCGTAAAGATACTCACCGCCCGCACCAGCGCGGTGGCCTGTTCCTCCAGGCTGGCCGACGCGGCCGCCGTCTGCTCCACCAGTGCCGCGTTGTGCTGCGTGGCGTCGTCCATCTGCGTCACGGCCTGGTTGACCTGTTCGATGCCGGCGCTCTGTTCACTCGACGCCAGCGCGATGTCCTGCATCAGGCCCGCCACGCGGCGCACGCTGTCGAGGATCTGCGCCATGGCCGTGCCGGCGCCACCGGCCAGCTCGTTGCCCTGGCTGACCTTGGCCACGCTGTGGTCGATCAACTCCTTGATTTCCCTGGCCGCCGTGGCGGAACGCTGCGCCAGCGTACGCACCTCGCTGGCGACGACGGCGAAGCCGCGCCCCTGCTCGCCCGCGCGCGCCGCCTCGACGGCGGCGTTGAGCGCCAGGATATTGGTCTGGAACGCGATGGCGTCGATGACGGAAATGATGTCCACGATGCGGCGCGAGCTGGCGTCGATCTCGCGCATCGTCGTCACGACACGCTGCACCACCTCGCTGCCGCTGCCGGCCGCCGTGGTGGCCTCCTGCACCAGCGCGTTGGCGCGCCGCGCATGCTCCACGTTCTGCCGCACGGTGGCCGTCAGCTGTTCCATCGACGATGCCGTCTCTTCCAGGCTGGAGGCTTGCGATTCGATGCGCGACGACAGGTCCGCGTTGCCGGTGGCGATATCGTGCGTGGCGGCGCTGATCGTATCGACGCTGCCGCGCACTTCGCCGACGATGCGCCCCAGGCTTTCGCTCATCTCGCGCAATGCCCGCAACAGCTGCCCCACCTCGGTCGGCGGGCCCACGTCGAAATCGTTGACCAGGTTGCCGCCGGCAACGCGCTGCGCCACGTCCACCGCCAGGTACATCGGCCGCGTCACCGAGCGGGCCACCAGCACGCCGGTCCAGGCGGCACCGGCCAGCAGCGCGCCCTGCGTCAGCAGCATGAGGATGCGGTCACGCTGGAACGCGTCGACCCGTTCGCCCAACTGGTCGCCCGCGAACTTGCTGGCCGCCTCGTTCAACGCGTACAGGGCGTCGATGGTTTGCGTGGCCGCGCCGAAAAACTCGTCGGGCGATGCCGCCAGCTCGGCCGCCTTTACGATCTCCTGCTGCGCGCGCTGGGTCAGCGCCTGCGTTGCGCCGGCCGCCGCCTGCATCAGCGGCGCCAGGTCGCGCGCCACGTCCGGATTGGCACGCGCCGACTTCTCGAAGGCGTTGCGCATCTGCCCCAGCCGGTCCTCGGCGCGGGCCACCAGCTGGGCTACGACGAAGCGCTCGTCCTGGCTGCCTTCCTTGCGGGTCAACAGCACGGCGCCGCGGGCACGCAGCTTGCCCAGCTCCTCCGTCAACGCGGGCATCTGGAAATACATCGCCTGCAGCAGCTGGTAGGAATCGGCGTGCGGGTCGAGGCTCAGCCCGTAATGGTCGCCCACCAGTTCCTGGATGCGCAGCAGGCGGCCGATGACGGCCGTGTGGGTGGCGAAACTGTCGGCGGCGCCGATGCGCCGCGCGGCCACGGCGTCGCGCACGGTCTCCCAGTCGCGCCGGGCGTCGCGCCACAGCACCGTCACATCGGCATCGTCCGCCGCCCCGACGACGGCATCGAGCTCGCCGAACGCGGCGTCCACTTCCTGCCGCGCCGCGCGGGTGGCTTCCGTGCCGCCGCCATTCAACGCGATGGCGGATAATCCGCGGTGCTGCTGCGTCAGCTTGACGGTCTGCAGGACCCGCACCACGGCCGGCAGGCCGCGCTGTTCGGCCTCGTACGTCGTCATGGCCTGGTTGGCTTCGCGCAGGTAGAGCCAGGTGGGGATCGCGATCATCACTAGCGCAATGGCGCCGAGCAGCAGGAACTTCTGGGGCAGCGTGAGGCGGGCAAGCATCGTGTTCTCCGGAGAAGGCCGAGTTTCGATTCTAGCCCCGCGAGCAGGGCGCGCCGCACGAATGAGCGCACAAGGCGCGCACAAGGGGCCCAGCCCGGCAGTTTGTTGGTTTTGTCAGACAGGAGTCATTATCGCCATTGCAACGCGGCCGCTGACGGGCGGCGAAATCCACTGGTGCCGCCGCCTGTTCGGCGCGTCGATCGACTATGAGCGCGTGCGCGTGCACGGCGGCAGCTATTTCTGGTTCGGCCTGCAGCGGCGCCATATGGCCGTCGCGCCGAACGGCGAGATCTGGTTCGACCGCGCCGACTTCAGCCCGGACTTCGCGCGCGAGCACGCCTGGCGCCTGCTGTGGTTCATGCACGAGATGACGCACGTGTGGCAGCACCAGCTGGGCTATCCGGTCAAGTGGCGCGGGGCGCTGCGCATCGGCCTGCCGTATGCCTACGAGCTGGCGCCGCACAAGCGCCTGTGCGACTTCAACATGGAGGCGCAGGGCGACCTGCTGGCCGACTACTTCGCGCTGCGCTTCCTGCTGGCGCCGCAAGCGATGCGCCAGCGCCGCTACGGCGATGCGCTGGCCCTGTACGACACGGTGCTGCAGGACTTCCTGCGCGCGCCGCACGCACGCACCAACCTGCCGCGCGGCGCCATCAGCCGCTGGTGCGGTGCGTGGCGAGCCAGGTGAGCAAGGCGTCCGACGTCAGCGGCTTGCTGTACAGGTAGCCCTGCCCCTTGTCGCAACGCAGCGCGCGCACCACCTCGGCCTGCGCGGTCGTCTCGATGCCTTCCGCGACGGTGCTCATGCCCAGGCTCTGCGCCACCTTGACGGCGGCTTCGATCAGCACGCGGTGATGCTCGCTGCTTTCGCTCTGGCTGACGAACGAGCGGTCGATCTTGACGGTATCGACCGGCAGCAGGTGCAGGCTGGCCAGCGACGAATAGCCGGTGCCGAAATCATCCAGCGCCAGCGTGATGCCGAGGGCCTTCAGTTCGTGCAGGCGCTGCTGGATCTGGGCATCCTGGGCGGCCAGGCTTTCCGTCACCTCCAGCTGCAGCTGGCGCGCGTCGACACCCGTCTCCGCCAGGATGCGGGCGACGGTTTCGCTCCAGCCGGCCTGGCCCAGCTGGGCACGCGACAGGTTCACGGCCAGCAAGCGCGGCGCCGCCTCGCCCAGCGCCCGGCGCCACGCCTGGAAGTCGGTGCAGGCGCGCTGCAGCACGAAGTCGCCCAGCGCGCCGATCAGGCCGCACTCCTCCGCGATGCCGATGAATTCGAACGGCGGCACCACGCCCCGCACCGGATGCTGCCAGCGCACCAGGGCCTCGACACCGGCCGCATAATCGGTCGAGCCATCGGCACGCAGTGCCACCACGGGCTGGTACACCACGAACAGCTGCTCCTCCTGCAGCGCCAGGCGCAGGTCCGCCTCGATATCGCTGCGCCGCGCCGCACGCTCGCGCATGGCCTGGGCAAAGCGCACGTGACGGCTGCCGCCGGCGCGCTTGGCTTCCACCATGGCTATGCTGGCATCGCGCAGCAGTTCGTCGGGCTCCTGCGGCGGTGCGCCGCCCCACGCGATGCCGACGCTGACGCTGCACACCACGTCGTGTCCCTGCACCGTGTAGCCGCGGCCGACCGCGTTGATCAGGCGGGCTGCCACGCTCTCCGCGTCCTCCGGCCGGCGCAGGCCGTCCAGCACGACGATGAACTCGTCGCCGCCGACCCGGGCCGCCAGCTGGCCGCCGTGCGCCCCGATCCGGTCCGTGGGCGGCCGCAGTACGTTGCGGATGCGGTCCGCGATCATGACCAGCAACTGGTCGCCGGCCCGCTGGCCCAGCGCGTCGTTGACCTGGCGGAAGCGGTCGCAGTTCATGAACAGCACGGCGAAGCCGTTGCCGTCGTCGCCGCCCTGCTCGCGGCCCTGGATCAGGCGCAACTGCTCCAGCACGGCGCTGCGATTGGGCATGCGCGTGAGCGCATCCGTGCGCGCCGCGCTGGAGAGCCGGTTCGCCAGCCGCTCCTGCTCGCGCTGCGTCTCCAGCGTGATATCCGAGACCGCCGCCATCAGCCGCGCCTCGTCGACCTTCAGGATGTTGAGCGACAGTACCTGGGCGCCCCCGCTGCCGTCCACGTCCAGGCGCAGGCCTTCGCAAACCACGCCGGAGGGGTGCGCGAAGGTGGCCACCATCGCGCGCAATTGCGGCGCGACGCGCTCGAGCACCGTGAACAGGTTCTCCAGCATGCCGTCCTGTGCCAGCGGCATCAGGAGCTGCGACGACATCGGATTGAGCATCTCGATCGTGCCGTCCAGCGTCGTCTGCACCAGCCCGATGGGCGTTCGGTACAGGAACTGCATCAAGGCTTCATATGCGCTGTCGTCAACGGCCATCGGCATCCCCTCCCGCAACCCTTTCCGGATTTTCTCCCGAGTTCCCGCCCATGACCACGCGGTTGCGGCCCTGGGCGATGGCGTACTCCAGCGCCGCCTCGGCACGGGCCACCACTTGTTCGATGCCGCCGGCGCGCCCGTCCAGCGCGGTTACCCCGGCACTGACGGTATAGCGCATCGTGCGGCCGTCCACTTCGACGGCCTCCTGCTGCACCGTGGCGCGCAGCCGCTCGGCGACCTGGCCCGCGGTGGCGGCGTCCGTGTCCGGCAACAGCACGGCGAAGCGATCCCCCTGGATGCGGGCAACGACGTCGACGTGGCGGAACGCCGTGCGCAGCGCCTGCGCCAGCGCGCACAACACGGCATCGCCCGCGGCCGCGCCGTAGCGTTGGGCCACTTCGGCGCAGTGGTCCGCAACCAGCAGGACGATCGCCGCCGGGTGCGACGCCTGTCCCTGCCGCCCCAGCTCCAGCCGCGCCGCCTCGAAAAACGCGCGGCGGTTGCCGACGCCCGTCAACGGGTCGGTCAGCAGCGCGACGTGCGCCGCCGTGGCGCTTTCGCGGCAGGCGCTCAGGTCGCGCAGCACCAGGCAGTAGGCGCCTGCGCCGTCGCCGCTGTCCTCGCCCGGCGGCAAGGGCGCGACGATCGAGCTGCCCGGGAACGTGCTGCCGTCGGCGCGCCGGCATGGTCCCTCGGCGCTGCTCCAGCCGGTACTGTCGGCCTCGCGCAGGCGCGCCTCCCCATGGCCCGCCGCATCGGCTGGCAGGAGCAGCGTGAACGGCTGGCCCACCACGCCTTGTGTGTGGCCCGTGACGCGGCCGATGCTGTCGTGCCAGCGCTCGATGCGGCCCTGTTCGTCCAGGCTGGCCAGGGCGTAGTCGCTGCTGCCGGCCAGGAGTGTGTTGAGCCACGTGTCGCTGGTGCGCAGCTGGCGCTCGCGCTGCACCTGCAGCGTGATGTCGCTCAGCACCGCCATCAGGCGGCTGCCGTCCAGCTTGACGAGCGAGAGCGCCAGGATCTGCGGTCCCGTGCCGCCGCCCCCGTGCAGGTGGACATGGCGGCCGTCGCAAATCACGCCGCTGGGCGCCGTGAACTGCGCCGCCAGCGTGCGCAGCTCCGGTGCCACGTCCTGCAGCGCGGTGAACAGGTTGCCCAGCCCGCCATCGCGCGACAGCGGCATCAGCAACTGCGCGGAGACCGGGTTGATCATGGCGATCTCCCCATCGGGGTCGGCCTGCACGAGGCCCACCGGGGCCAGGTACAGGAACTGCATCAGTGCCTCGTGTTCGCCGGCGAGGCTGCCTGCCGGATCGCTCACAGGCGGCGCTGCACGAGCACGTAGCGCATGGGGGCGCCCGGCAGCGCCAGCAGGCGCAGCAGGACCTTGACGGGCTTCATGCGCAGCGTCAGCACGTAGCCGATGGTGTCGTCGAGCGCACTGCCGTCGGCCGCCGCGTCCTCGAAGCGCTGGGCCACCATGTAGTTGTTCATGCAGGGCGCCACCGTCGTAAACAGCGGCAGGCTCAGCACGCTCGCTGGCGACAGCCCCGCGGCCTGCGATTCGAAGCGGTTGTACTGGCGTACGACGGTATCGGCGTCGAACCCGATAATGCCGAACTCGGCGGCGTCGAGTTCTTCGGCGCCGGCGGCTGCCAGGCGCTGCGCCAGGTCGGGCTGGTCAAAGCTGAGTGCACTCATAGCATGCTCCACGGTGAGCGTCTGTTGTTTTCAAGAAACTAATGCTGACATGCGGAAAAGACACTGTCAATGTTCGCACGATTAAGTGGTCTCATGGTACACGGGCTCGCGGCGGCACGACGCCCGCTCGGCGGGCGCCGTTGCATGCCATTGGGAGACGTTGAGCGATGTTGCGTTTTTGCGGCAGAAAGCTTGTCAAATTCCAATCGCGCGCCGGGCTGTTGCGATTTTCTATACGATCGCCGCTCTGGCTTTATCGTTTCAACCCGCTTACAAAAGGAAAATATCATGGCAATTCTGAAGACGATGTTCGCCGCCGCGTTCTGCGTGGCTCTGGCAGCCTGCAGCACCACCGACACCACGAGCGGCAGCAGCGACACCTCCACGATGGGCTCGAGCGCAACGAGCGGCTCGACCACTTCGAGCAGCGGCGCCACCGGCACTTCCGGCACCACGGGCCAGAGCGGCACCTCGTCGTCGTCCTCGACGACCGGCACCCCAGGCTCGACGCCAAGCAACCCAAGCAATGCCGACGACAGCTCCGTCAAGCGCTGATCGGCGCCTGCCGTGACCGTGGCCCGCTTCGGCGGGCTTTTTTATGGTTCTTCACGGATTTCCGGGAAGGTGCGCCGAAAAACAGGAAAGCGGTAGAGAAGAGTTAGACTTGTTGTGCGACCAACAGTACTGAACTCAACTTACCGCTTTCATGCAAGATAATAATCTCGGCCTTCCATTCTGGGAAGGTTTTCTCGCGTCTGACCTCGAGCGCAAGAATGGTGCAACGTGGATCACGTTGGTTCCTGACCCAAGGGCCCCACTAGTGTGCTCGGGCTGCGATTCAAACTGCTGGCAGATTCATGAAACAGGCTGGCGTGTAGTGCGTGATATGCCAATGCTGGGCGACCCGGTCTGGTTGCGGGTGCGTCTGCGGCGTGTTCGCTGTAGTGAATGTGGGACTCGAGCTGAGCGCGTGAAGTGGCTAGACCGTCATGCACGGGTGACACAACGGCTGGCCGAGTTCGTGGGCCTATGGTGCCAAAAACTGCCAGTGGCCCATGTTTGCAAGCTCTCTGGCTTGCACTGGGACACAGTACGACGCATCGAGCGTACCAACTTGGCAGCGCAGATTGGGGTACCCTGACTTTTTCGGATACTCCTGTTTGGTAGACTTCACCAACTGGAGAAACTTATGGCACGCTCAAAATCATACACCCCGGAGCTTCGTGAAGAAGCGGTAAAACTGGTCCTGACACAGGGTCTGACGCTGGAGGACGCGGCGTTACGGCTCATGATTCCCAAGGGAACCTTGGCCAATTGGGTAGCTGCAGCGAGGGGTGGCACCTCATCCAAAGTGGCTCCCGGCAGCCGCTCCGTGCCCGAACTTGAGGCCGAAGTTACCAAGCTGCGCAAGGAGCTTGCTGAGGCCCGCATGGAGCGCGATATCGTAAAAAAGGCGGCAGCGTACTTTGCGCGGGAGTCGCTGCCAAGTACGCGGTCATGAAGACATTGCGACTCGAATATTCACTAAGCGCGCTCTGCCGCGTCTTCGACGTGTCGCGCAGCGGGTTCTATGCTTGGACTCACGGGCAGCCGTCGAAACGTGCGCAGGAGGACGCGCGCCTGAAGGTCGCCATCGAGGCGGTTCATACGCAGAGCCGGCAGACATATGGGCCACTTCGGATGCAGCCGGAACTGGCCGCACAAGGCTTTCCTGCTGGCCGTGACCGCATCGTCCGGCTACGACGTGAGCTTGCCCTGCGCTGTAAGCAGAAGCGAAAATTCAAGGCCACCACCAACTCGAACCATGAGCTGCCGGTGGCCGAGAATCTGTTGAATCAGACCTTCGCACCAACCCGCCCGAACGAAGCCTGGGTAACCGACATCACGTATGTCGCCACAGGCGAAGGCTGGCTCTACCTGGCCGGCATCAAAGACGTCTTTACATGCGAACTGGTGGGCTATTCGATGGGTGCGCGCATGACGCAAACGCTGACCGCACAGGCCCTTTGGAAAGCCGTGCGCAACAAGCGCCCGGCGCCGGGATTGATTCACCACTCCGACCGTGGGAGCCAGTATTGCGCTCACGACTATCAAAAGCTCGTCAAGCAGTTTGGCATGCAACCGTCCATGTCGCGCAGGGGGAACTGCTACGACAACGCGCCTATGGAAAGCTTCTGGGGCAGTCTGAAAAATGAGCTGGTGCACCATCAACGATATGCAACCCGCGCCGATGCGAAGGCCGCGATACAGGAGTACATCGAAAGCTTTTATAACCGCCAGCGACGCCACTCGCGTCTTGGCAATGTAGCGCCAGCGTTGTTTGCCGAGGAATTCAGCAAACGGCTGCAGGCGGTTTGAAACAAGAGTGTCCGCTATTGACAGTACACCTCAGATTGCGGCCTTGCCAGATGCCCAGCCTACCCGCTTGGTCATGGATGAATTCGCTCTGTATAAAGGGCACCGCTATGCCACGGTAGTGCTCGACGCTGACACTCGGCGTGTTTTATGGGTTGGCGAGGGACGCAGCCGCGAAGCGTTGCGTCCTTTCTTTGAGTGGTTAGGACCAGAACGCTGCCGCGCAATCGAAGCTGTTGCGATGGACATGAACACGGCGTTCGATCTCGAAGTAAAGGAACACTGTCCGCAGGCTCACGTCGTCTACGACCTATTCCACGTGGTTGCGAAATATGGCCGAGAGGTGATTGATCGAGTCCGTGTAGATGAGGCAAATCGGCTCAAGCATGATCTGCCAATGCGTAAAGTCGTCAAGCGCGCTCGCTGGCTCCTGTTAAGAAACAGAGCCAACATCCCGGCCGAAAAGCTGGCAAGCCTTGACGAGCTACTGGCAGCAAATCAGACACTGAGCACCGTCTACATCATGAAGGCTGCGTTGAAGGAACTATGGTCGGCGCAGGGCGCTTGGCAGTGGCGAACTGCTTGGCAAACATGGCTGCGCATGGCAAACGAAAGCGGCGTCGAGCCGCTGCAAAAATTCGCCAGGAAGCTTAAACCCTACTGGCGCGGCATCGTGGCGCGGGTACGCTGGCCGATGCATACCGGCCAGCTAGAAGGAATCAACAACAGAATCAAGGTCATGAAGCGCATGGCCTACGGCTACCGCGACAGCGAATTTTTCTTCCTAAAGATCAAAGCTGCCTTCCCCGGAAATCCGTGAAGAACCTTTTTTATTGGCGCCAGCGCCGGGTGCATTTGTTCGGCTCCTCTCGAAAGACATCGTACAACCTACGGCTTGTGCCCGCCTCATCCGCATATCCGCCACCGCTTGGACCATATCGCATAACTTTCGACAGCAAAGCGTTGCGTCCGCGCGTCATGTATGTAATGTACATTTGACCAAGTAACTAACGGAAAGCTACCTTCGAATTTGCGAGCAGTGCATAGACATTGCCGCCGCGTAAGCCCGGCAGTTCGCCTGGCGGCGCGATCTTGCTGCGCCACCGGCATGGCGGCGTGGAGAATTCGGAGACAATCTTGAAGCACAAGTTAGTACTGAAGCAATGCTCGCTGGCCGTCGCGCTGGCGCTCGGCACCTCGCCCCTGTTGGCGCAGGATGCCGCTACCGATCCGCAGGCGCCGCAGCGCGTCATCATCACGGGCTCCAACCTGAAGCGCATCGACAGCGAAACGGCAACCCCCGTGCAGGTCGTCAAGAAAGAAGAGATCACCCGCATGGGCGTGAACACCGTCAAGGAATTGATGGACACGCTGACGTCCGCGGACCGCAACGCGCTGTCGGACGTCGGCGGCAGTAATTCCTTCGCCAGCGGCGCGTCGTCCGTCTCGCTGCGCGGGCTGGGCAAGCAGTCCACGCTGGTGCTGCTCAACTCCCGCCGCGTGGCGCCGTATGCGCTGGCCGACTACAACGAAGTGTTCACGAACCTCGATACGCTGCCGCTGGATGCCGTCGAGCGGGTCGAGATCCTGCGCAACGGCGGCTCCGCGATCTACGGCTCCGACGCCGTGGCCGGCGTCATCAACATCATCACGCGCTCCGACTACAAGGGGCTGCAGGCACGTGCCTCCCACAACCAATCGACCAGGAACAGCCAGATCCACGAATCGACCGTGGCACTGACGGGCGGCATGGGCGACCTGGCGACGGACCGCTACAACGTGCTGGCCAACGTCGAGGTGTACCGCCGCAATGCCACCAACTGGCGCTCGATGGTGGACGACATCAATCCGGCCTATGGCGAGAAGTTCTCCGCCGTGGCTCCGGGCAGCGGCCAGATGTTCGGCGACCGCGGTGCGCCTTCGACGTTCAGCTATCCGGGCAACATCATCGGCCAGGGCGCGCTGCCGGGCTGCGAGACGAAGAACGCCGCCGGCCTGTGCGTGTACGACCGCTTCTCGCGCTTCCAGGCGCAGCCGTCCGCCAACCGTGTCAACGCGCTGGTGTCGGGCAAGCTGGCGATCAGCGACACGCTGGAAGGCTTTGCCGAGGTGCTGTACTCCCATACGAAGACGGACTATATGTCGGCGTTCGCGACGTACGACTCGACCGGGTCGACGTCGATCTGGGGCGATCCGCGCACCGGCGAACAACGTTCCTTCACCTACCGTCCTCTGCCGGCTACCCACCCGTTGAATACGACAGGGGAAGACGCACCGCTGCGCTACCGCTTCGTCGACGATCCGGGCTATCGCAGCACCAGCAGCGACCAGTACCGCGTGCTGGCCGGCCTGCGCGGGAATCTCGGCAACTACGATTGGGAAACCGCGGCCGGCGTCATGGGCAGCAAGACCAAGGACCGCAGCCGCGGCGGGTTCTTCAGCCTGTCCGGTTTCCAGCAGGTCATCGGCGCCACCGACGAGGACACGGTCGATCCGCTGTTCTTCAACCGCGGCTACCGGATCGGCCAGCCCAACACGGCGGAGGTGCTGAACACGCTGTTTCCTGAAAACGGCTACGACGGCAAGATCACGCAGAGCTTCATCGACGGCAAGATCTCCGGTGAAGTGGGCAAGTTCATGGGCAACCCCGTCAGCGTTGCAGTGGGCGGCGAGATCCGGCACGAGAAATTCGCCATCAATCCGACGGCGAACCTGATGGCCGGCGATATCGTCAGCAATGGCGCCTCGACCGCGAATGCCAGCCGGACGAACAGCTCGGTGTTTGCGGAAGGTAACCTGAAGCCGTTCAACACGCTGGAACTGACGGGCGCCGTGCGGATCGACAAGTTCAAGGACGTCAAGGCCCATGCGTCGCCGAAGCTTTCCGCGCGCTGGGAAGCGACGCCGCAGCTGATGGTGCGCGGCACATGGGAAACGGGATTCCGTGCGCCGAACCTGACGGAAAGCGCACAATCGACCAAGTTCTCGTTCACCAATGGCGAGCCGGATCCGAAACGCTGCGACCAGGCCCAGGCGCTGGCCAAGGACCTGCGGGCCCAGTCCGACGCCTTGCCGACGACAGACCCGAACAAGCAATTCCTGTCGGCCCGTGCCGATACGGTCGAGGGCAACGAATGCACGGCCAGCCTTGCCAATACGGTGCGGAACAACCCCGACCTGAAACCGGAAACATCGCGCAGCGCCACGCTCGGGTTCGTGGTCGAGCCAGTGAAGGGCACCAGCTTCTCGCTGGACGTCTGGCACATCAAGCGCAAGGATGAGATCGGCCTGAAGAGCACTGCCGAACTGCTGGCTTCCGAAGACTCCCTGCCGCCAGGTACGGTCACGCGCCTGCCGGTCGAGCTGGACCGCACGTTCACCGCACAGGAACGGGAAGACTATGGCGTCGCGGCCGGCCCATTGGCCTCCACCTCCGGCATGTTCGAAAACACGGCCCAGACGAAAACCAGCGGTGTGGACCTGTCGCTGACGTCGCGCATCAAGACACCGATCGGCCGCGTCGACGTGGTGGGCAATGCCACCTACCTGCTCGACTACAAGATCTTCGCGCCGAACCGCAACGGCGGCAGCTGGGGCGACGAACTGGCCGGCCAGCATGGCGTGTCGAAGCTGACGGCCAACCTGATGGGCACGCTGGGCCTGGGCGCGTTCAACCACAGCCTGCGCGCGACCCTGCGCAGCCCGCAGAAGCTGCAGTACGACTATTACGACGAGCAGTACACGCCGGCCGGTTGCGCCGACAGCGGCTACGAGCCGAACGAGTGCCGGGTGGCATCGTATGTCCGCTGGGATTACAACCTCAGCTATACGGGCATCCGCAACCTGACGCTGTCGCTGTTCGTCCGCAACCTGCTGAACCATCGTCCCCCGGTCGACCTGCGCCAGTTCGGTGCGGATGGCGGCGGCGTCATCCCGCAGGACCTGGAAGATGTCAGCGGCCGCTCGGTACGCGTAACCGCCGAGTACCGCTTCTGATGTTCTGATGTACGGACGGCATGGCCGGCCGCGTGCCGGCCATGCGACGTCTTGCCTCATGGCCCGCCCCAAGCGGGCCTTTTTTTCTCTCGCCACGCAATTGTGCGAACTTTTCCGGTGCGCCCTGGTCCAACGCTGTGTAACCTGGACAAGGAGCGGAATATGGACCGGAACGCCATCGCCACACGGGCCGCGGCACAGGATCAGCTGCGGTTCTCCGAGCTGTACAGCGAACAACTGCGGGCCCTGCTGGACAGCGACACGCCGCTGGCACAATGCCTGCAAGCGATCGAGGATCGCGGTAAGGGCATGCACCAGTGTCCCCACTGCGGCCACGACCGGCTGTACCGGCACGGCTACGGTGGCGGGCTGCAACGCTACCGCTGCCGGCGCTGCCGCAAGACATGCAATGCGCTGA
This is a stretch of genomic DNA from Pseudoduganella chitinolytica. It encodes these proteins:
- a CDS encoding alpha/beta fold hydrolase, yielding MIDTSSAPVGRPACVLLHSSMSSRSQWHALAAGPDTGLRCIALDLLGYGKAPFPDAAAQQAFSLEHEVAAVLTALEDQLDAGEPFHLVGHSYGGATALRLARRLADSGRVLSLTLFEPVAFHLLPADNLARVDIADVIARIDAAATPRDATRVFIDYWNGAGAFDALPAPVQERFIAQIAKVKLDFVALLAEPTTLADLATLDIPTLVLFGAHGPMSTRTVAEELAAALPRAAIRRTPGGHMAPITHADDVNRAIAAFIGAAG
- a CDS encoding methyl-accepting chemotaxis protein, whose translation is MLARLTLPQKFLLLGAIALVMIAIPTWLYLREANQAMTTYEAEQRGLPAVVRVLQTVKLTQQHRGLSAIALNGGGTEATRAARQEVDAAFGELDAVVGAADDADVTVLWRDARRDWETVRDAVAARRIGAADSFATHTAVIGRLLRIQELVGDHYGLSLDPHADSYQLLQAMYFQMPALTEELGKLRARGAVLLTRKEGSQDERFVVAQLVARAEDRLGQMRNAFEKSARANPDVARDLAPLMQAAAGATQALTQRAQQEIVKAAELAASPDEFFGAATQTIDALYALNEAASKFAGDQLGERVDAFQRDRILMLLTQGALLAGAAWTGVLVARSVTRPMYLAVDVAQRVAGGNLVNDFDVGPPTEVGQLLRALREMSESLGRIVGEVRGSVDTISAATHDIATGNADLSSRIESQASSLEETASSMEQLTATVRQNVEHARRANALVQEATTAAGSGSEVVQRVVTTMREIDASSRRIVDIISVIDAIAFQTNILALNAAVEAARAGEQGRGFAVVASEVRTLAQRSATAAREIKELIDHSVAKVSQGNELAGGAGTAMAQILDSVRRVAGLMQDIALASSEQSAGIEQVNQAVTQMDDATQHNAALVEQTAAASASLEEQATALVRAVSIFTVAAPGGRHVSQEAAGTGTHPRALPP
- a CDS encoding Rhs element Vgr protein, which translates into the protein MSAQGAHKGPSPAVCWFCQTGVIIAIATRPLTGGEIHWCRRLFGASIDYERVRVHGGSYFWFGLQRRHMAVAPNGEIWFDRADFSPDFAREHAWRLLWFMHEMTHVWQHQLGYPVKWRGALRIGLPYAYELAPHKRLCDFNMEAQGDLLADYFALRFLLAPQAMRQRRYGDALALYDTVLQDFLRAPHARTNLPRGAISRWCGAWRAR
- a CDS encoding putative bifunctional diguanylate cyclase/phosphodiesterase, with the translated sequence MAVDDSAYEALMQFLYRTPIGLVQTTLDGTIEMLNPMSSQLLMPLAQDGMLENLFTVLERVAPQLRAMVATFAHPSGVVCEGLRLDVDGSGGAQVLSLNILKVDEARLMAAVSDITLETQREQERLANRLSSAARTDALTRMPNRSAVLEQLRLIQGREQGGDDGNGFAVLFMNCDRFRQVNDALGQRAGDQLLVMIADRIRNVLRPPTDRIGAHGGQLAARVGGDEFIVVLDGLRRPEDAESVAARLINAVGRGYTVQGHDVVCSVSVGIAWGGAPPQEPDELLRDASIAMVEAKRAGGSRHVRFAQAMRERAARRSDIEADLRLALQEEQLFVVYQPVVALRADGSTDYAAGVEALVRWQHPVRGVVPPFEFIGIAEECGLIGALGDFVLQRACTDFQAWRRALGEAAPRLLAVNLSRAQLGQAGWSETVARILAETGVDARQLQLEVTESLAAQDAQIQQRLHELKALGITLALDDFGTGYSSLASLHLLPVDTVKIDRSFVSQSESSEHHRVLIEAAVKVAQSLGMSTVAEGIETTAQAEVVRALRCDKGQGYLYSKPLTSDALLTWLATHRTSG